One region of Mycobacterium riyadhense genomic DNA includes:
- a CDS encoding acyl-CoA dehydrogenase family protein: protein MDFSRVALSEADAAFRDQTRAFVTEHVTDEVRWRNREFGENFDEQVHLALGGAGYLAGDWKPESEGGFSPIRRRIFELEIARAHTPWYHWGTTSVVARLVQQFGAAELVGQVLPGVLSGHIRLCLGYTEPEGGSDVATCKTRAVRDGSAWIINGSKMFTSNAQHAKYVFLLTNTDPQGPKHKNLTMFLVPLASPGIEIRGIRTLDGDRTNVVYYSNVRVDDLYRVGEVNGGWTVMRSALDAEHGIAELDVGTEAHGLQDIAAMSGHAMLMAEVVDGVAGVVAEAADESVKYRLGRSFVRVEAALSTPGMFGRVAIAQTMREASGDLMDVLGAASALPTDTPGSANDGATEYLFRLALPMGIYGGTLEVFRNMIAQHELGLGRPNYGSSATT, encoded by the coding sequence ATGGACTTCTCACGGGTCGCACTTTCGGAGGCCGACGCGGCCTTCCGTGACCAAACGCGGGCTTTCGTGACCGAGCACGTCACCGACGAAGTGCGCTGGCGGAACCGGGAGTTCGGCGAAAACTTCGATGAGCAAGTGCATTTGGCGCTGGGCGGCGCGGGTTATCTGGCGGGGGATTGGAAGCCCGAGTCCGAGGGTGGGTTCAGTCCCATACGCCGGCGAATCTTTGAGCTCGAGATCGCCCGGGCCCATACGCCTTGGTATCACTGGGGCACTACGTCCGTGGTCGCGCGTTTGGTGCAGCAGTTTGGTGCGGCCGAACTCGTCGGCCAGGTTTTGCCAGGAGTGCTGTCCGGCCATATCCGGCTATGTCTCGGTTACACCGAACCGGAGGGCGGCTCCGATGTCGCGACCTGCAAGACGCGCGCGGTTCGTGACGGTAGTGCGTGGATCATCAATGGCTCCAAGATGTTCACGTCCAACGCGCAGCATGCCAAGTACGTCTTTTTGCTGACCAATACCGACCCGCAGGGACCAAAACATAAGAACCTGACCATGTTTCTGGTTCCGCTGGCTTCACCTGGCATCGAGATACGGGGGATCCGCACGTTGGACGGTGACCGCACCAACGTCGTTTATTACAGCAACGTACGAGTCGACGACCTATACCGGGTCGGTGAGGTGAACGGCGGCTGGACAGTGATGCGGTCTGCACTGGACGCCGAGCATGGCATTGCCGAATTGGACGTCGGTACGGAAGCCCATGGCCTGCAGGATATTGCGGCTATGTCGGGTCACGCCATGTTGATGGCTGAGGTAGTGGATGGGGTCGCGGGCGTCGTCGCGGAGGCAGCTGACGAGTCGGTGAAGTACCGGCTTGGGCGCAGTTTCGTCCGGGTAGAAGCGGCGTTGTCTACTCCCGGGATGTTCGGACGTGTGGCGATCGCCCAGACGATGCGTGAAGCCTCCGGGGACTTGATGGATGTCCTGGGGGCGGCTTCCGCGTTGCCGACAGATACCCCGGGTTCCGCCAATGACGGGGCGACAGAGTATCTGTTCCGGCTGGCGTTACCGATGGGGATCTACGGCGGCACCCTGGAGGTCTTCCGCAACATGATCGCCCAACATGAGCTTGGCCTCGGCCGCCCCAACTACGGGAGCTCTGCCACGACCTGA
- a CDS encoding OFA family MFS transporter produces the protein MDAPTQVSYREVVDTNGRVYRIGETDRGILGRSRVWMVWLPWIAMMAISSSEYAFTSTRDTLSEAHGWRGVHIFWLLGIWVLFQAAAAFPVGRMRESGRLSARTAMMLGAIGALLGYVSLAYAPHVVLAYVGFGLLGGTGAGFVYATCINMVGKWYPERKGGKTGFVDGGFAYGSMPFIFLFTNYLALDNYQGILLVVGVFLAGLVAVSGIFFKDPPKNWWPPHVDPLRGDDDPRICRSLRKNPPAVNQYSPMGAIKTGILPLMWFVLLCTSGINIFGIAMQVPFGKQMGFAGGIVALAMSLKAFINGAGRGVIGWISDRYGRRDTLILVCVVLGVAQYAVYFSGSIGNMPLFLLASMVSGFGGGAIYPLFAAMTADYFGENNNAANYGLVYSSKMISGLVGAGMGSLVVDAWGYRAAFVIAGSVGVGCAVLAIFLRRPKLPQPKTTKAPVPSARVKKRVSVFPNLVAPIWV, from the coding sequence ATGGATGCACCAACGCAAGTGAGCTATCGCGAGGTAGTGGATACAAACGGCCGGGTGTATCGGATCGGGGAGACCGATCGCGGCATCTTGGGGCGCTCACGGGTATGGATGGTATGGCTTCCGTGGATTGCGATGATGGCCATCAGCTCATCCGAATATGCCTTCACCTCAACCCGGGACACTCTCTCCGAAGCGCACGGCTGGCGCGGCGTGCATATCTTTTGGCTGCTCGGCATATGGGTGCTCTTCCAGGCCGCAGCGGCGTTTCCGGTGGGGCGAATGCGCGAAAGTGGACGGTTGTCGGCGCGCACGGCCATGATGCTCGGCGCGATCGGGGCGCTCCTGGGTTATGTATCGCTGGCGTACGCGCCGCACGTTGTCCTCGCGTATGTCGGTTTCGGGTTGTTAGGCGGAACCGGAGCCGGTTTCGTCTATGCCACCTGCATCAATATGGTCGGGAAGTGGTATCCCGAACGTAAAGGCGGCAAGACCGGCTTCGTCGACGGCGGCTTCGCTTACGGGTCAATGCCTTTCATCTTCTTGTTCACCAACTACCTGGCCCTGGACAACTACCAGGGCATTCTCCTGGTGGTCGGAGTTTTCCTGGCCGGCCTGGTGGCGGTGAGCGGCATCTTCTTCAAAGACCCGCCGAAGAACTGGTGGCCACCCCACGTGGACCCGCTCCGCGGCGACGATGACCCGCGGATTTGCCGCTCGCTGCGCAAGAATCCGCCAGCGGTCAACCAGTACAGCCCGATGGGTGCGATCAAGACCGGCATCTTGCCGTTGATGTGGTTCGTCCTGCTGTGCACCTCGGGCATCAATATCTTTGGGATCGCCATGCAGGTGCCCTTCGGCAAGCAGATGGGCTTCGCCGGCGGAATCGTGGCGCTTGCGATGAGCCTCAAAGCGTTCATCAACGGCGCCGGACGCGGTGTGATCGGCTGGATCTCGGACCGCTACGGGCGTCGGGACACGCTCATCCTCGTATGCGTGGTGCTCGGGGTCGCGCAGTATGCGGTGTATTTTTCTGGCTCAATCGGCAATATGCCGCTATTCCTTCTGGCGTCGATGGTCTCCGGCTTCGGCGGCGGGGCGATTTATCCCCTGTTCGCGGCGATGACCGCCGACTACTTCGGTGAGAACAACAACGCCGCCAACTACGGCCTGGTCTACAGCTCGAAGATGATTTCCGGACTGGTGGGTGCCGGCATGGGGTCGCTCGTGGTCGACGCGTGGGGTTATCGCGCCGCGTTCGTCATTGCCGGTTCGGTCGGTGTCGGCTGTGCTGTATTGGCGATCTTCCTGCGCCGGCCGAAGTTGCCGCAGCCAAAGACGACGAAGGCGCCGGTGCCGTCGGCGCGGGTGAAGAAGCGCGTGAGCGTGTTTCCCAACTTGGTGGCACCGATCTGGGTGTGA
- a CDS encoding HNH endonuclease signature motif containing protein, whose translation MFEQSEVIARFDEMFERCYPSTTAESAALIDRMCAAARAENRAAAAQLVAIGELFAYRLSRCSDTEEWAVDTEAAVSAEVGAALRISQGLAGSQLRYARAMRERLPQTAEVFKAGDIDYRMFRTIVYRTDLITDPEVLAAVDGRLAAQVGRWPSLTKKRLAAQVDKIVAKADADAVRRRKECHDDREIVIEDCVEGISEIRGRLSTADAHALDRRLNALAATVCAHDPRTREQRRADAAGSLAAGSDRLECRCGRPDCAAAGRPGASPVVVHVIAEQATLTGTGTAPASLIGADGLITPELVAELANTAKLVPLIHPGDAAPEPHYRPSRALADFVRCRDLTCRWPGCDQPATNCDVDHTIPYAQGGPTHASNLKCLCATHHLVKTFWGWGEQQLPDGTLILTSPSGHTYVTTPGSALLFPSLCRATGAIAAPEVDLPHDYCGERTAMMPKRRRTRAQDRAHRVATERRQNHAARMAARATRRAELTSYTGPAPPDPDDEPPPF comes from the coding sequence ATGTTCGAACAGTCGGAGGTGATCGCTCGCTTTGATGAGATGTTCGAGCGGTGCTATCCGTCGACCACGGCGGAGTCGGCGGCGCTGATCGATCGGATGTGTGCGGCCGCGCGCGCGGAAAACCGGGCGGCGGCCGCGCAGTTGGTGGCGATCGGGGAGTTGTTCGCCTACCGGCTGTCGCGGTGTTCGGACACCGAGGAGTGGGCGGTGGACACCGAGGCGGCAGTCAGCGCTGAGGTGGGTGCGGCGTTGCGGATCAGTCAGGGCCTTGCGGGCAGCCAGTTGCGCTACGCGCGCGCGATGCGTGAGCGGCTGCCGCAGACCGCTGAGGTGTTTAAGGCCGGTGATATCGACTATCGGATGTTTCGGACGATCGTGTATCGCACCGATCTGATCACCGACCCCGAGGTGCTCGCCGCTGTGGATGGGCGGTTGGCGGCCCAGGTGGGGCGCTGGCCCTCGCTGACCAAAAAGCGGCTGGCCGCACAGGTGGACAAGATCGTGGCCAAAGCCGATGCCGATGCGGTGCGGCGGCGCAAGGAGTGCCACGACGATCGCGAGATCGTGATTGAGGACTGCGTCGAGGGTATCTCCGAGATCCGCGGCCGGTTGTCCACTGCGGACGCCCACGCGTTGGATCGGCGGTTGAATGCGTTGGCGGCCACGGTGTGCGCCCATGATCCACGCACCCGGGAGCAGCGCCGTGCCGACGCTGCCGGGTCGTTGGCCGCCGGGTCGGATCGGCTGGAGTGCCGGTGTGGGCGCCCGGACTGTGCGGCCGCCGGCCGGCCGGGCGCCTCGCCGGTGGTCGTTCATGTGATCGCCGAGCAGGCCACGCTCACCGGCACCGGGACCGCGCCGGCCTCCCTGATCGGCGCCGACGGGCTCATCACCCCCGAACTAGTGGCCGAACTGGCCAACACCGCCAAGCTGGTCCCGCTGATCCACCCTGGCGATGCCGCCCCCGAACCCCACTATCGACCCTCGCGGGCGTTGGCTGATTTTGTGCGGTGCCGGGATCTGACGTGCCGTTGGCCAGGCTGCGACCAGCCCGCCACCAACTGCGATGTGGACCATACGATTCCCTACGCCCAGGGCGGGCCCACCCACGCGTCCAACCTGAAATGTCTGTGCGCCACCCACCACCTGGTGAAAACCTTCTGGGGCTGGGGCGAACAGCAATTGCCCGACGGCACACTGATTTTGACCTCTCCGTCGGGACACACGTATGTCACCACGCCGGGCAGCGCGCTGCTGTTTCCCAGCCTGTGTCGCGCCACCGGCGCCATCGCCGCACCCGAAGTCGACCTACCGCACGACTACTGCGGTGAGCGCACCGCGATGATGCCCAAACGCCGCCGCACCCGCGCCCAAGACCGCGCCCACCGCGTCGCCACCGAACGCCGCCAAAACCACGCCGCCCGCATGGCCGCCCGCGCCACGCGGCGAGCCGAACTCACCAGCTACACCGGGCCCGCCCCACCGGATCCCGACGACGAACCACCGCCATTTTGA
- a CDS encoding CaiB/BaiF CoA transferase family protein, which yields MAGPVEGVKVVELGVWVAAPAAAAILADWGADVVKIEPPTGDPGRLFGPMLGCEPGINPPFEMDNRSKRSIVLDLTTDAGRDTAFELLADADVFVTNVRLGALRRLGLDFDTVSARNPRLIYGLITGYGETGPEADRAAYDVAAFWSRAGIADLLTQRGNPPPFQRGGMGDHSAGMTLVAAVCAALLARDRTGTGQLVTTSLYRQGAYTVSFDLNTYLMTGQPIMLGQRESMFNPCMNNYTAGDGRRFWIVGLEGDRHWPALCRVVGHPEWLTDPRYSEVHARAANAVPLIAQLDEIFATRSLAEWEEVFAGEPEFFWSPINTIEDVVADEQFHAAGGFVDVPDGDSSVLMVATPADFHGTPCAPRSTAPKLGQHTEEVLAELEVQRKP from the coding sequence ATGGCCGGACCGGTAGAAGGCGTCAAAGTAGTCGAACTGGGCGTATGGGTGGCAGCTCCGGCCGCCGCGGCAATTCTCGCCGACTGGGGTGCCGACGTCGTCAAGATCGAACCGCCGACCGGTGATCCGGGGCGTTTGTTCGGCCCGATGCTGGGGTGTGAGCCCGGGATCAACCCGCCGTTCGAGATGGACAATCGGTCCAAGCGCAGCATCGTGTTGGACCTGACCACCGATGCCGGCCGTGATACCGCCTTCGAATTGCTAGCCGACGCGGACGTTTTCGTGACCAACGTGCGGCTTGGGGCGTTACGACGCCTGGGACTGGACTTCGACACGGTGTCCGCCCGCAATCCCCGTCTGATCTACGGCCTGATCACCGGGTACGGCGAAACGGGGCCGGAGGCCGACCGCGCCGCGTACGACGTGGCCGCGTTCTGGTCCCGCGCCGGCATTGCGGATCTACTTACCCAACGCGGCAACCCGCCGCCGTTCCAGCGGGGTGGCATGGGCGACCACTCGGCCGGTATGACGCTGGTCGCGGCGGTGTGCGCGGCGTTGCTAGCCCGCGACCGCACCGGAACCGGGCAACTCGTGACCACCTCGCTATACCGCCAGGGCGCCTATACGGTCAGCTTTGACCTCAACACCTATCTGATGACCGGCCAGCCCATCATGCTTGGGCAGCGCGAATCGATGTTCAACCCGTGCATGAACAACTACACCGCCGGCGACGGGCGACGGTTTTGGATCGTGGGCCTCGAGGGCGATCGGCACTGGCCCGCGCTATGCCGCGTCGTCGGTCACCCGGAGTGGTTGACCGACCCGCGATACAGCGAGGTGCATGCCCGGGCCGCCAACGCTGTGCCACTCATTGCGCAGCTCGACGAGATTTTCGCCACCAGGTCGCTTGCCGAATGGGAGGAAGTCTTTGCCGGCGAACCGGAATTCTTCTGGTCGCCAATCAACACGATCGAGGACGTCGTGGCTGACGAGCAGTTTCACGCCGCGGGCGGATTCGTTGACGTGCCGGACGGCGACTCGAGCGTCCTGATGGTGGCCACCCCCGCCGATTTCCATGGCACGCCGTGTGCGCCCCGTTCTACGGCGCCAAAACTCGGCCAACACACCGAAGAAGTTCTCGCCGAACTCGAGGTGCAGCGCAAGCCCTGA
- a CDS encoding alcohol dehydrogenase catalytic domain-containing protein, producing MIHIRGAVLEHIGLPRPFASTKPISVVDVDLAPPGSDEVLIRTEAAGVCHSDLSVVDGSRVRPIPMLLGHEAAGIVEQLGNGVTDLAVGQRVVLVFLPRCGHCAACATEGLTPCEPGSAANSAGTLLGGGIRLGRNGHPVHHHLGVSGFATHAVVNRASVVPVPHDVPAPVAALLGCAVLTGGGAVLNVGDPRPGQSVAVVGLGGVGMAAVITALTYDDVRVVGVDQLPEKLSAARRLGAHETCTPQQAVDAGIKAAAVIEAVGHPAALQTAIALTAPGGRTITVGLPPPDARITLSPLDFVAEGRSLIGSYLGSAVPSRDIPRFVRLWQSGRLPVESLVSSTIRLDDINAAMDHLADGTAVRQLITF from the coding sequence ATGATTCACATCCGGGGCGCGGTGCTCGAGCACATCGGTCTGCCCCGGCCGTTTGCGTCGACGAAGCCGATCAGCGTCGTCGACGTCGACCTTGCTCCACCCGGCAGCGATGAGGTCCTGATCCGCACCGAGGCGGCCGGCGTCTGCCACTCCGATCTGTCGGTCGTGGACGGTAGCAGGGTGCGCCCAATTCCAATGTTGCTGGGTCATGAAGCCGCGGGAATCGTCGAACAGCTCGGCAACGGGGTCACTGACTTAGCCGTCGGCCAACGGGTCGTGCTGGTGTTCTTGCCGCGTTGCGGTCACTGCGCGGCATGCGCAACCGAGGGTTTGACACCGTGTGAACCGGGTAGCGCGGCCAACAGTGCCGGGACATTGCTAGGCGGCGGAATCCGGCTCGGCCGCAACGGTCACCCCGTGCACCACCACCTCGGCGTATCCGGCTTTGCGACGCACGCCGTAGTCAACCGGGCCAGCGTGGTTCCGGTGCCGCATGACGTACCCGCCCCCGTCGCCGCGCTGCTCGGGTGCGCAGTGCTGACCGGTGGCGGCGCGGTGCTCAACGTGGGCGATCCCAGACCGGGGCAGTCGGTTGCCGTCGTCGGCCTTGGCGGTGTCGGCATGGCCGCGGTGATCACCGCCCTGACCTATGACGATGTCCGCGTTGTCGGCGTCGACCAGTTGCCCGAAAAGCTGTCCGCTGCCCGTCGCCTGGGCGCCCACGAAACCTGTACGCCACAGCAGGCGGTCGACGCTGGCATCAAGGCCGCCGCGGTCATCGAGGCCGTCGGCCATCCCGCGGCGTTACAGACCGCGATCGCACTGACCGCCCCGGGAGGTCGAACCATCACCGTCGGGTTGCCACCTCCGGATGCCCGGATCACCTTGTCGCCGTTGGATTTTGTCGCCGAAGGCCGTTCGCTGATCGGCAGCTACCTTGGCTCCGCGGTGCCCAGCCGCGACATACCTCGGTTCGTGAGATTGTGGCAGTCGGGCAGGCTGCCGGTGGAATCGTTGGTGTCGTCGACAATTCGGTTGGACGACATCAACGCGGCGATGGATCACCTGGCGGACGGCACCGCGGTGCGTCAGCTAATCACCTTCTGA
- a CDS encoding acyl-CoA thioesterase yields the protein MTSALEPEQLTSSDFPVLWPVLTRWADNDMFGHLNNAVYYQLFDTAINAWINTSAGVDPLDTPALGIVAESGCRYFSELHFPQSLVVGLAVTRLGRSSVTYRLGVFRVDQESDVQPITALGHWVHVYVDRVTRKPVPIPDAIRSLLATACVND from the coding sequence ATGACGTCAGCACTAGAACCGGAGCAGCTCACCAGCAGTGACTTTCCGGTGCTGTGGCCGGTGCTCACCCGTTGGGCCGACAACGATATGTTCGGCCACCTCAACAACGCCGTCTATTACCAGCTTTTCGACACCGCCATCAACGCCTGGATCAACACAAGTGCTGGTGTCGACCCGCTCGACACGCCCGCGCTGGGCATCGTCGCCGAATCGGGCTGTCGCTACTTCTCGGAACTGCACTTCCCGCAAAGCCTCGTGGTGGGCCTGGCGGTGACGCGACTGGGACGCAGCAGTGTCACCTATCGGCTCGGCGTATTCAGGGTCGACCAAGAAAGCGACGTGCAACCGATCACCGCGTTAGGGCACTGGGTCCATGTCTATGTCGATCGGGTCACCCGCAAGCCGGTCCCCATTCCCGATGCCATCCGATCACTGCTGGCAACCGCCTGTGTGAACGACTGA
- a CDS encoding SRPBCC family protein, producing the protein MPVLSKTVEVGADAASIMAIVADIERYPEWNEGVKGAWVLARYDDGRPSQVRLDTAVQGIEGVYIHAVYYPGENQIQTVMQQGDLFAKQEQLFSVVESGANSLLTVDIDVEPSMPVPAPMVKMLLNNVLEQLAENVKQRAEQLTG; encoded by the coding sequence ATGCCAGTTTTGAGCAAGACCGTCGAGGTGGGCGCGGATGCCGCTTCGATCATGGCCATCGTCGCCGACATCGAGCGGTACCCGGAATGGAACGAAGGGGTAAAGGGCGCTTGGGTGCTCGCTCGCTACGACGACGGGCGTCCCAGCCAGGTGCGGCTCGACACCGCCGTCCAAGGCATTGAAGGCGTCTATATCCACGCCGTGTACTACCCGGGTGAGAACCAAATTCAAACCGTGATGCAGCAAGGTGATCTATTCGCCAAGCAGGAGCAGCTGTTCAGTGTGGTGGAAAGTGGCGCCAACAGTTTGCTGACCGTAGATATCGATGTCGAGCCCAGCATGCCGGTTCCCGCGCCAATGGTGAAGATGCTCCTCAACAATGTGCTCGAGCAACTCGCGGAAAACGTCAAGCAGCGCGCGGAGCAACTAACTGGCTAG
- a CDS encoding GntR family transcriptional regulator, with protein MNAPLSAQPRSRRPLRRAQLSDEVAGHLRASIMSGKLRPGTFIRLDETAAELGVSVTPVREALLKLRGEGMVQLEPHRGHVVLPLTQQDIADIFWLQATIAKELAVTAADRITDIEIAELDRITDALARAVESGDAETIAACEFSFHRVFNQASGRIKLAWFLLNAARYMPAQIYAADPQWGVAAVDNHRLLIAALRRRDVAAVVEHTVWQFTDAAQRLTKTLDTTGIFS; from the coding sequence GTGAACGCTCCCCTCTCCGCGCAGCCGCGTAGCCGAAGACCGCTGCGCCGGGCACAGCTGTCCGACGAAGTAGCGGGACACCTGCGGGCGTCGATCATGTCGGGGAAGTTGCGTCCGGGAACGTTCATCCGCCTCGACGAGACCGCGGCAGAGCTCGGGGTTAGCGTCACGCCGGTTCGGGAAGCCCTGCTAAAGCTGCGCGGTGAAGGCATGGTGCAGCTGGAGCCGCACCGCGGCCACGTTGTGCTGCCATTGACCCAGCAGGACATCGCCGACATCTTCTGGTTGCAGGCCACAATCGCCAAAGAACTTGCCGTAACGGCCGCGGATCGAATCACCGACATCGAGATCGCGGAACTGGACCGCATCACGGATGCGCTGGCTCGGGCCGTCGAATCCGGTGACGCCGAGACGATCGCGGCGTGCGAGTTCTCGTTTCATCGCGTCTTCAATCAGGCGAGCGGGCGGATCAAGTTGGCCTGGTTCTTGCTCAACGCCGCGCGCTACATGCCGGCTCAGATATACGCCGCCGATCCACAGTGGGGTGTGGCCGCGGTTGACAATCACCGATTGTTGATCGCCGCACTACGCCGGCGCGACGTAGCAGCGGTGGTTGAGCACACCGTCTGGCAGTTCACCGACGCCGCCCAGCGGCTGACCAAGACCCTGGATACGACGGGAATCTTTAGCTGA